One Campylobacter concisus DNA segment encodes these proteins:
- the ilvD gene encoding dihydroxy-acid dehydratase has translation MRSDIIKKGYTRAPHRSLLRATGLKDDDFAKPFIGVANSFIEIIPGHFFLNKYAQILKDEIRKNGCIPFEFNCIGVDDGIAMGHGGMLYSLPSREIIANSIETVMNAHALDALVCMPNCDKIVPGMVMGALRVNVPTIFVSGGPMKKGYTKDGKPIDLATAFEAVGKFETKEIDEAELKDIECNACPSGGSCSGMFTANSMNTLCEAMGIALPGNGTILALTPEREELIRQAARRICEIALDEKFKIRNILNEKAIRNALVVDMAMGGSSNTVLHMLAISREAGVNLDIKELNKISQNIAHIAKISPSLPNVHMEDIGRAGGMNAVIKEISRRDNGMLNLDNLTVSGETLGERVKVSDIKDENIIHKVENAYSQVGGLAILFGNLAEQGCVIKTAGIVGERKFSGKAVCFNSQDEAIAGISSGKVDKGDVVVIRYEGPRGGPGMQEMLSPTSLIMGRGLGADVALITDGRFSGATRGLSIGHVSPEAAEGGMIGLLQDGDIIDIDVDKYEINVRLSEAEIANRRAEFKPVDKALTSRWLRQYRKLVTNASNGAVLEA, from the coding sequence TTGAGAAGCGATATAATCAAAAAAGGCTACACAAGAGCCCCACACCGCTCACTTTTGCGTGCGACTGGGCTAAAAGACGATGACTTTGCTAAACCCTTTATCGGCGTTGCAAACAGCTTTATAGAGATCATACCTGGGCACTTTTTCTTAAACAAATATGCACAAATTTTAAAAGATGAAATTCGCAAAAATGGCTGTATTCCATTTGAGTTTAACTGCATCGGCGTGGATGACGGCATCGCGATGGGGCATGGAGGCATGCTATATAGCTTGCCTAGCCGCGAAATCATCGCAAACTCGATAGAGACCGTGATGAACGCTCACGCGCTTGACGCACTTGTTTGTATGCCAAACTGCGACAAGATCGTCCCTGGTATGGTTATGGGCGCTTTAAGGGTCAATGTCCCGACCATTTTTGTAAGTGGCGGCCCTATGAAAAAAGGCTACACCAAAGATGGCAAGCCGATCGATCTTGCGACTGCGTTTGAGGCGGTTGGTAAATTTGAGACCAAAGAGATAGATGAGGCTGAACTAAAAGATATCGAGTGCAACGCATGTCCAAGTGGTGGTAGCTGTAGCGGTATGTTTACAGCAAATTCTATGAACACGCTTTGCGAGGCGATGGGCATAGCGCTCCCTGGCAACGGCACTATCCTAGCGCTAACTCCAGAGCGTGAGGAACTTATTAGACAGGCTGCTCGCAGGATCTGTGAAATCGCACTTGATGAGAAATTTAAAATCAGAAACATACTAAATGAAAAAGCGATCCGCAACGCGCTTGTCGTTGATATGGCAATGGGTGGTAGCAGCAACACCGTTCTTCACATGCTAGCCATCTCAAGAGAGGCTGGCGTAAATTTAGACATCAAAGAGCTAAATAAAATCAGCCAAAACATCGCTCACATCGCTAAGATCAGTCCAAGCTTGCCAAACGTGCACATGGAGGACATCGGCAGGGCTGGTGGCATGAATGCAGTGATAAAAGAAATTTCACGCAGAGATAATGGCATGCTAAATTTGGACAACCTAACAGTTAGCGGCGAAACTCTAGGAGAGCGCGTAAAGGTAAGTGACATCAAAGATGAAAACATCATTCACAAAGTAGAAAACGCCTATTCGCAAGTTGGCGGACTTGCCATTTTGTTTGGAAATTTAGCCGAGCAAGGCTGTGTCATCAAGACAGCTGGTATCGTTGGCGAGCGTAAATTTAGCGGTAAAGCGGTCTGCTTTAACTCACAAGATGAAGCAATAGCTGGCATCTCAAGCGGTAAAGTAGATAAAGGCGACGTCGTCGTCATCCGCTACGAAGGCCCACGTGGAGGCCCTGGTATGCAAGAGATGCTAAGCCCTACTTCGCTTATCATGGGACGAGGACTTGGTGCGGACGTAGCGCTCATCACAGATGGTCGCTTTAGCGGGGCGACAAGAGGTCTAAGCATCGGCCACGTAAGCCCAGAAGCAGCTGAGGGCGGCATGATAGGCTTGCTACAAGATGGCGATATCATCGATATAGACGTCGATAAATACGAGATAAACGTTCGCCTAAGCGAAGCCGAGATCGCAAATAGAAGAGCAGAATTTAAGCCAGTCGATAAGGCGCTAACCTCTCGCTGGCTAAGGCAATACCGCAAACTAGTCACAAACGCAAGCAACGGAGCAGTGCTAGAAGCATAA
- the rmuC gene encoding DNA recombination protein RmuC has protein sequence MQQDFYFYAAIFLGVLFLIAIFVIYSFNRDKLELKRNLAQKEQENFEISSNLTNLVSKNSENLQLISEQKARLMSNHERIDELISEIDALKTKIAQKDEAEDAMERVINELKESIGTANERAKNNEANFTATLAELNQNKNALAEASERENRLKRDMAVLRNEIEAKENSLKEQEANLLKVKNELNLEFSNLANKIFEEKSANFTQNSQNSLDLLLKPLKEQISTFQERVNAVHDESVKGMSELGVQIKHISEIGISMSKEANSLATALKGSNKTLGNWGEIQLERTFEASGLVKDEHYLTQQNFKNEEGKRLIPDFIVKIPDGKHLIVDSKVSLIAYEKAITASNEEELNLALKEHIASMKNHIDSLNSKNYGEIVPDSPDFVLMFIPIEPAYIEAMKFDSSLFDYAFQKRVILVSHTTLMPILRTVANLWRIERGNEEAKNIVKSAIKIYDKVRNVAEHMNRLSNTLNTANKHFNALASSFSGRDGLVSRLENFKRLSPDEQKDIEVKEIGVNNELEKED, from the coding sequence ATGCAACAAGATTTTTATTTTTATGCTGCCATATTTTTAGGAGTACTATTTTTGATTGCGATATTTGTCATCTATTCATTTAATAGGGACAAACTCGAGCTAAAGAGAAATTTGGCGCAAAAAGAGCAAGAAAATTTTGAAATTTCATCAAATCTAACAAATTTAGTATCTAAAAATAGTGAAAATCTGCAGCTAATCAGTGAGCAAAAAGCAAGACTTATGTCAAATCACGAGCGAATAGACGAGCTCATCAGTGAGATCGATGCGTTAAAAACCAAAATAGCACAAAAAGACGAAGCTGAAGATGCGATGGAGCGCGTGATAAATGAGCTTAAAGAGAGTATCGGTACAGCAAATGAAAGGGCCAAGAATAACGAGGCAAATTTCACTGCAACACTAGCTGAGCTAAATCAAAATAAAAATGCTTTAGCTGAAGCGAGTGAGAGAGAAAATAGATTAAAACGTGATATGGCTGTACTTAGAAATGAAATAGAAGCAAAAGAAAATAGCCTAAAAGAGCAAGAGGCAAATTTATTAAAAGTAAAAAATGAATTAAACCTGGAATTTTCTAATCTTGCAAATAAAATATTTGAAGAAAAAAGTGCAAATTTCACACAAAATAGCCAAAATTCTTTAGATCTTTTACTAAAGCCACTAAAGGAGCAAATTTCAACCTTTCAAGAGCGCGTAAATGCAGTCCACGACGAATCAGTTAAAGGCATGAGTGAGTTAGGAGTGCAGATTAAGCACATAAGTGAAATTGGTATCTCAATGTCAAAAGAGGCAAACTCGCTAGCCACTGCACTAAAAGGTAGCAATAAAACACTTGGAAACTGGGGTGAAATACAGCTTGAACGCACATTTGAGGCTTCTGGACTTGTAAAAGATGAGCATTACTTGACACAACAAAATTTCAAGAACGAAGAAGGCAAACGTCTTATTCCTGATTTTATAGTAAAGATACCAGATGGCAAACACCTAATAGTTGATTCTAAAGTCTCACTTATAGCTTACGAAAAGGCTATCACAGCCAGCAATGAGGAGGAGCTAAATTTAGCATTGAAAGAGCATATTGCTTCTATGAAAAATCACATAGATAGTTTAAATAGTAAAAATTACGGCGAGATCGTACCTGATAGCCCTGATTTTGTATTGATGTTTATACCAATTGAGCCAGCATATATCGAGGCTATGAAATTTGATAGTTCCCTTTTTGACTACGCATTTCAAAAGCGCGTAATACTAGTATCTCACACTACGCTTATGCCTATTCTTCGCACAGTGGCAAATTTATGGCGCATAGAGCGTGGCAATGAAGAGGCCAAAAATATCGTAAAGAGTGCGATTAAAATTTATGATAAAGTCCGCAATGTGGCCGAGCATATGAATAGACTTAGCAATACACTAAATACTGCAAATAAACATTTTAACGCCCTTGCATCAAGTTTTAGTGGTAGAGATGGTCTTGTTAGTAGACTTGAAAATTTTAAACGCTTGTCTCCAGATGAGCAAAAAGATATAGAAGTAAAAGAGATCGGTGTAAATAACGAATTAGAAAAAGAGGATTAG
- a CDS encoding DUF5339 domain-containing protein, giving the protein MKKSLLVLATLGFALSLNAADLTDTCKSYFSDIDKLVEAYKQAGQEQQVKIYEDQKKQSMEQFAALPKEQQDATCKQAKEMFAQVMEQMKKQGLLK; this is encoded by the coding sequence ATGAAAAAATCACTTTTAGTTTTAGCTACTCTTGGCTTTGCACTAAGCCTAAACGCTGCAGATCTTACAGATACTTGCAAATCATACTTCTCAGACATTGATAAGTTGGTTGAAGCTTACAAACAAGCTGGACAAGAGCAACAAGTAAAAATTTATGAAGATCAAAAGAAACAATCAATGGAACAATTTGCTGCACTTCCAAAAGAGCAACAAGACGCTACTTGCAAACAAGCTAAAGAGATGTTTGCTCAAGTAATGGAACAAATGAAAAAACAAGGTCTTTTAAAATAA
- a CDS encoding ferritin family protein, translating into MRQYETYKCEKCGNEIEVQKVGGGILTCCGEEMKCVTENLTAVNLMKAFAGESQARNKYELYGDLAKEAGYHAIARHFYEAAENEKWHARAEFKKYHEMMNDPIDKMDKNLLDAAAGENYEHTTMYPDFAKIAKEEELRDVERLFNAIGKVEVEHEREYLELKKMLDEEGFFESDEEDIWVCEVCGHVHRGKKAPGACPLCKAPKEYFKREFLG; encoded by the coding sequence ATGAGACAGTACGAAACATACAAATGCGAAAAATGCGGCAACGAGATCGAGGTGCAAAAGGTTGGCGGCGGTATACTAACCTGTTGCGGCGAAGAGATGAAGTGCGTGACTGAAAATTTAACAGCGGTAAATTTAATGAAGGCATTTGCTGGCGAGTCACAAGCTAGAAACAAGTACGAGCTTTACGGCGATCTAGCCAAAGAAGCAGGCTATCACGCGATAGCTAGACACTTTTACGAAGCAGCTGAAAACGAGAAATGGCACGCAAGGGCTGAGTTTAAGAAGTATCACGAGATGATGAACGATCCGATAGATAAGATGGATAAAAATTTACTTGACGCTGCAGCTGGTGAAAACTACGAGCATACGACGATGTATCCAGACTTTGCAAAGATCGCAAAAGAAGAAGAGCTAAGAGATGTTGAAAGGCTATTTAACGCGATCGGCAAGGTAGAGGTTGAGCATGAGAGGGAGTATCTAGAGCTTAAAAAGATGCTTGATGAAGAGGGCTTTTTTGAGAGCGATGAAGAAGATATCTGGGTTTGTGAGGTATGTGGACACGTTCATAGAGGCAAAAAAGCTCCAGGCGCTTGCCCACTTTGCAAAGCTCCAAAAGAGTATTTTAAACGCGAATTTCTAGGCTAA
- a CDS encoding DUF2798 domain-containing protein: protein MIPAKFYKYIFAFIMSAFMAFFMSFVLTYLNLGFVDGFVKIWLTAYVKAFVVAYPVLLLVSPFVAKLTQILCKK from the coding sequence ATGATACCAGCAAAATTTTATAAATATATTTTTGCGTTTATAATGTCAGCATTTATGGCTTTTTTCATGTCATTTGTGCTGACATATTTAAATCTTGGCTTTGTTGATGGCTTTGTAAAAATTTGGCTAACTGCTTACGTAAAAGCCTTTGTAGTAGCGTATCCAGTGCTTTTGCTAGTCTCTCCATTTGTAGCAAAACTCACACAAATTTTATGTAAAAAATAA
- a CDS encoding NAD(P)H-dependent oxidoreductase, with translation MSEILVVSGHTDLENSFANKIILSELKKYVPEAKFDILSELYKNYVIDVKAEQEKLVKADVIVLVYPFFWYGVPSLLQKWLEDVLVHGFSHGSSGDKLRGKKLVLSFTSGAPEELYKKEALQHYEIEEFLPSLKALANMCGMEFAGYVYSGGLSYQSRYNEAKLALMRQKALDHAKRLGELIGKIS, from the coding sequence ATGAGTGAAATTTTAGTCGTATCAGGTCACACCGACCTTGAAAATTCCTTTGCAAATAAGATTATATTGAGCGAGCTAAAAAAGTACGTGCCAGAGGCTAAATTTGACATACTAAGCGAGCTTTATAAAAACTACGTGATCGATGTAAAAGCCGAGCAAGAAAAGCTAGTAAAGGCTGATGTGATCGTGCTTGTTTATCCATTTTTCTGGTACGGCGTGCCGTCACTTTTGCAAAAGTGGCTTGAAGACGTTCTAGTTCATGGCTTCTCTCATGGCAGTAGCGGAGATAAGCTACGGGGCAAAAAGCTAGTGCTTTCATTTACTTCTGGAGCGCCTGAAGAGCTTTATAAAAAAGAAGCACTTCAACACTACGAGATAGAGGAATTTTTGCCGTCACTTAAGGCATTAGCAAATATGTGTGGCATGGAGTTTGCAGGATATGTTTATAGCGGAGGTTTATCGTATCAGAGCAGGTACAATGAGGCAAAACTTGCTTTGATGAGGCAAAAGGCGCTTGATCACGCAAAAAGGTTAGGGGAGCTGATAGGCAAAATTTCATGA
- a CDS encoding tannase/feruloyl esterase family alpha/beta hydrolase, which translates to MCSTAFIIDKTGCESLKDVKILNNEMIDTVWNESSEVSADKMSTLTGGSKNNIKAKPHCVVHGKLYKRTGSDGKEYAIDYELRLPEQWNEKFLFQGGGGMDGFVAPALGAVPIRTSTATPALLRGYAVVTTNSGHPKPTAEFGLDQQARLDYAYQAIGKVADASKQILAAAYAKKPKHSYFMGCSNGGRAALIAAQRYPLEFDGVIAANPGFRLSRAAIAQQWDNQALMKIAPKNEKGEKIFANALTKDDLDKLSQAVLEKCDALDGLKDGIINAWEACKFDPKSLNLDKQKIEAIEKIFNGAKNSKGEQIYSGWFYDSGVSAEGWRRWKLGDSQSAKPNARNITLSSGSVNYYFLTPAQPNFDTINFDFDKDTPKTFETAAINDAISTSLSTFSANGGKIIIVTGVSDPVFSAKDQRDWFKKLEADNENSQNFAAFFALPGMNHCGGGNGIDDVDPLSALEAWHEKGEAPKSMLAKSRTYAGKEFLVCAYTKVATYVGGDTSKASSFVCK; encoded by the coding sequence TTGTGCAGCACGGCTTTTATCATTGATAAGACAGGATGCGAGAGCTTAAAAGATGTGAAAATTTTAAACAACGAGATGATAGATACGGTGTGGAATGAGAGTAGCGAAGTATCAGCCGATAAGATGTCCACGCTAACTGGTGGTAGTAAAAATAATATCAAAGCAAAGCCTCACTGCGTGGTGCATGGCAAGCTCTATAAACGCACTGGAAGTGACGGCAAAGAGTATGCGATTGATTATGAGCTAAGGCTGCCAGAGCAGTGGAATGAGAAATTTTTATTTCAAGGCGGGGGCGGTATGGACGGCTTTGTAGCGCCTGCTCTTGGCGCGGTGCCGATACGAACAAGCACAGCCACGCCAGCGCTTCTTAGAGGCTACGCGGTCGTTACTACAAACTCAGGACACCCAAAACCAACGGCTGAGTTTGGACTAGATCAGCAAGCAAGGCTAGACTACGCCTATCAGGCGATCGGCAAGGTCGCAGACGCATCTAAGCAAATTTTAGCCGCCGCATACGCTAAAAAGCCAAAACATAGTTACTTCATGGGCTGCTCAAATGGCGGCAGGGCAGCGCTCATAGCAGCCCAGCGTTATCCGCTAGAATTTGATGGCGTCATCGCTGCAAACCCTGGCTTTAGGCTATCTCGCGCGGCGATCGCTCAGCAGTGGGACAATCAAGCCCTTATGAAGATAGCTCCGAAAAATGAAAAAGGCGAGAAAATTTTTGCAAATGCACTAACTAAGGACGATCTTGACAAGCTAAGCCAAGCCGTGCTAGAAAAATGTGACGCCTTGGACGGACTAAAAGATGGGATCATAAATGCGTGGGAAGCGTGCAAATTTGACCCAAAAAGTCTAAATTTAGATAAGCAAAAGATAGAGGCGATAGAGAAAATCTTTAACGGAGCTAAAAACAGCAAGGGCGAGCAAATTTATAGCGGTTGGTTTTACGACTCAGGCGTGAGCGCTGAGGGCTGGAGGCGGTGGAAACTAGGCGACTCACAAAGCGCCAAGCCAAACGCTAGAAACATCACGCTTTCAAGTGGCTCGGTGAATTACTACTTTTTAACGCCCGCGCAGCCAAATTTTGACACGATAAATTTTGACTTTGACAAAGATACGCCAAAGACTTTCGAGACCGCAGCGATAAATGACGCCATCTCAACAAGCCTTAGCACATTTAGCGCAAATGGCGGCAAGATAATCATCGTAACTGGCGTCTCAGACCCAGTTTTTTCGGCAAAAGATCAAAGGGATTGGTTTAAAAAGCTAGAGGCTGATAATGAAAATAGCCAAAATTTCGCGGCATTTTTTGCGCTACCTGGGATGAACCACTGCGGTGGCGGAAACGGCATAGATGACGTCGATCCTCTTAGTGCGCTTGAAGCGTGGCACGAAAAGGGCGAAGCGCCAAAGAGCATGCTAGCAAAAAGTAGGACCTACGCTGGCAAGGAATTTTTAGTGTGTGCCTATACAAAGGTAGCTACATACGTGGGTGGCGATACCAGCAAGGCAAGTAGCTTTGTTTGCAAGTAA
- a CDS encoding putative quinol monooxygenase — MIKKLFLLAVLVAFAFGAEAKVSLQELLVTPNNKSLLRQLGRKKILSSKSEPGTQAIFFASAKSKPELFYVLEFYKDEAAYKKHVASAHYKKFASASAEILASKKAISLKKRATFSKNLTPERLKDSYFHITNLSLLANSDAKFEKIIKKYMQKSVDEGAYAQFAFSQKEAPNKWVLVEIYKDEATFESYRHSENYKVYAKERVGLIDEFDGFGLKNEISFSKVKF; from the coding sequence ATGATTAAAAAGCTATTTTTATTAGCGGTTTTGGTAGCTTTTGCCTTTGGAGCGGAGGCGAAAGTGAGCTTACAGGAGCTGCTTGTGACGCCAAATAATAAGAGCTTGCTGAGACAGCTTGGCAGGAAAAAAATACTAAGCTCAAAGAGCGAGCCAGGCACGCAGGCGATCTTTTTTGCGAGTGCAAAGAGCAAGCCAGAGCTATTTTATGTGCTTGAGTTTTACAAGGACGAGGCGGCTTATAAAAAGCATGTAGCTTCAGCGCACTATAAGAAATTTGCAAGTGCGAGCGCTGAAATTTTGGCTAGCAAAAAGGCTATAAGCTTGAAAAAACGGGCTACTTTTTCTAAAAATTTAACCCCAGAGCGCCTAAAAGATAGCTACTTTCACATCACAAATTTAAGCCTTTTGGCAAATAGTGATGCGAAATTTGAAAAGATTATCAAAAAATATATGCAAAAAAGCGTAGATGAGGGAGCTTACGCGCAGTTTGCCTTTAGTCAAAAAGAGGCACCTAACAAGTGGGTGCTGGTTGAAATTTACAAAGACGAGGCTACCTTTGAGAGCTATCGCCACAGCGAAAACTACAAAGTTTACGCCAAAGAGCGAGTTGGGCTCATAGATGAATTTGACGGCTTTGGTCTAAAAAATGAGATCTCGTTTAGTAAGGTAAAATTTTAG
- a CDS encoding subtype B tannase: protein MKGVRVAILGVCLVGACFGNELKFDESKFELKSVQVGERTLKFRAYEGIVYVAKPVSDYQVLNFYVPEGKFSDQKSAIFMPNAIGGYMSAMPPKPEIQNKKPNATLEALLRGYVVASVGARGRTLKDGEKFIGKAPAAIVDLKAAVRYLKFNDKIMAGDANKIISNGTSAGGAMSALLGTSVCAKEYEPYLKELGAAKADDQIYAVSAYCPVTNLEHEDEAYEWMFGDLDKFERIDFTSLDVSTFNNRSKKPKTITGELNATQKELSRELKSKFPAYLNSLNLKDAKGHALSLDEKGEGSFKEYINALISKAFTATKSSDKSTLTPKFITLDTQGCSLGYTFKLEDFIASLKRAKEVVAFDGLGLENPENDLFGDSKTPAKHFTKFAKERSGGEMAEAGVIKMMNAMNYVKNKNSAKFYRIRQGTNDTDLALAVPAMLALSLKNAGKEVDFEAVWGQGHGGDYDLDELFAWIKRVVEK, encoded by the coding sequence ATGAAAGGTGTTAGAGTTGCTATTTTAGGGGTTTGTTTGGTGGGCGCTTGCTTTGGAAATGAACTTAAATTTGATGAAAGCAAATTTGAGCTAAAAAGCGTGCAAGTTGGCGAGAGGACGCTTAAATTTAGAGCATATGAAGGCATAGTCTATGTGGCAAAGCCAGTTAGCGACTATCAGGTCTTAAATTTTTATGTGCCAGAGGGTAAATTTAGCGACCAAAAGAGCGCTATCTTTATGCCAAACGCTATCGGCGGCTATATGAGCGCAATGCCACCAAAGCCAGAAATTCAAAACAAAAAGCCAAATGCCACACTTGAGGCACTTCTTAGAGGATACGTCGTGGCAAGCGTTGGCGCTAGGGGCAGGACGCTAAAAGATGGCGAGAAATTTATCGGCAAAGCGCCAGCTGCGATAGTCGATCTAAAAGCGGCTGTTAGATATCTTAAATTTAACGACAAAATTATGGCAGGCGACGCAAATAAAATCATCTCAAATGGTACGAGCGCAGGCGGCGCGATGTCGGCACTTCTAGGCACGAGCGTTTGCGCAAAAGAGTATGAGCCATATCTTAAAGAGCTAGGCGCTGCAAAGGCGGACGATCAAATTTATGCCGTCTCAGCCTACTGCCCTGTGACAAATTTAGAGCATGAGGACGAGGCTTACGAGTGGATGTTTGGGGATTTGGATAAATTTGAAAGGATTGATTTTACAAGTCTTGATGTGAGCACTTTTAACAACAGGAGCAAAAAGCCAAAGACTATCACAGGCGAGCTAAACGCCACGCAAAAAGAGCTCTCACGTGAGCTAAAGAGCAAATTTCCAGCCTATCTAAACTCGCTAAATTTAAAAGACGCCAAAGGCCACGCGCTAAGCCTTGATGAAAAGGGCGAGGGCAGCTTCAAAGAGTATATAAATGCCCTCATCTCAAAGGCGTTTACTGCTACAAAAAGCAGCGATAAAAGCACGCTCACGCCTAAATTTATCACCCTTGACACGCAGGGCTGCTCGCTTGGATATACATTTAAGCTTGAAGACTTCATTGCCTCGCTAAAACGCGCCAAAGAGGTGGTTGCCTTTGACGGCCTTGGGCTAGAAAATCCTGAAAACGACCTTTTTGGCGATAGCAAAACGCCCGCAAAGCACTTTACTAAATTTGCAAAAGAGCGAAGTGGCGGCGAGATGGCAGAGGCTGGCGTCATAAAGATGATGAATGCGATGAACTACGTCAAAAATAAAAATTCGGCGAAATTTTACCGCATAAGACAGGGCACAAACGACACCGACTTAGCCCTTGCCGTACCTGCTATGCTCGCGCTTTCGCTTAAAAATGCTGGCAAAGAGGTTGATTTTGAAGCGGTCTGGGGACAAGGACATGGCGGCGACTACGATTTAGACGAGCTTTTTGCTTGGATTAAAAGAGTAGTTGAGAAATAA
- a CDS encoding SDR family NAD(P)-dependent oxidoreductase translates to MKRYIAITGASSGIGAAAAKAFARRGENLILIARRGELLEELKSEIAKFADVDVVIELCDLSKQENVLSLWRNLEKFELKALINNAGFGDYNKVGEQNLEKITQMINLNIISLVTLSTLFTKKYKDKNTQLINISSIGGYNIVSNAVTYCASKFFVSAFSEGLYHELAQDKQAKMQAKVLAPAATKTEFGMVATSKENYDYDKAFKKYHTSEQMAEFLLRLYDSHYCVGSVDRDSFEFSLSKPKFDYAVKYEPKDN, encoded by the coding sequence GTGAAAAGATACATCGCCATCACTGGAGCAAGTTCAGGCATAGGAGCGGCTGCGGCAAAGGCATTTGCAAGGCGTGGGGAGAATTTGATCCTTATCGCAAGGCGTGGCGAGCTTTTAGAGGAGCTAAAAAGCGAGATAGCTAAATTTGCAGATGTCGATGTGGTGATAGAGCTTTGCGACCTTTCAAAGCAAGAAAACGTCCTCTCTCTTTGGCGTAATTTAGAAAAATTTGAGCTAAAAGCGCTTATAAACAATGCTGGCTTTGGCGACTACAACAAGGTCGGCGAGCAAAATTTAGAAAAAATCACACAGATGATAAATTTAAACATCATCTCCCTTGTCACGCTCTCAACGCTCTTTACGAAAAAGTATAAAGACAAAAATACGCAGCTTATAAATATCTCTTCGATAGGCGGCTACAATATAGTGTCAAACGCCGTCACGTACTGCGCTAGCAAATTTTTCGTAAGTGCCTTTAGTGAGGGACTTTACCACGAACTAGCACAAGATAAGCAGGCAAAGATGCAAGCAAAAGTGCTGGCCCCAGCTGCCACAAAGACAGAATTTGGCATGGTGGCAACTAGCAAAGAGAACTACGACTACGACAAAGCGTTTAAAAAGTATCATACGAGCGAGCAGATGGCGGAGTTTTTGCTTCGCCTTTATGATAGCCATTACTGCGTTGGCTCGGTCGATAGAGATAGCTTTGAGTTTAGCCTAAGTAAGCCAAAATTTGACTATGCGGTCAAATACGAGCCAAAAGATAACTAG
- a CDS encoding NAD(P)H-binding protein, with protein MKKIALIAGASGALGSEILKNLCVSEHYSKVIALARHELKFTHEKLEVKIVNFDDFKDEVPFIADDVFCALGTTMKVAKHKEQFYKVDVTYPLNFAKFGLECGAKRFVLLSAAGASRKSGSFYLKAKGQAEAKIKELGYSSFHVVRLPLIEAERKDFRLGEYLAIKAFKFIPKGFFDEYRPMRAADIAKVIVQVAQDDHSDGVKIYSPMEYAK; from the coding sequence ATGAAAAAGATCGCCCTTATAGCTGGAGCTAGCGGTGCTTTGGGAAGTGAGATTTTAAAAAATTTATGCGTGAGCGAGCATTATAGTAAGGTTATCGCCCTTGCTAGGCACGAGCTAAAATTTACCCATGAAAAGCTTGAAGTAAAGATAGTAAATTTTGATGATTTTAAAGATGAGGTGCCATTTATCGCTGATGATGTATTTTGCGCGCTTGGCACGACGATGAAGGTGGCAAAGCACAAGGAGCAGTTTTACAAAGTCGATGTGACCTATCCGCTAAATTTTGCCAAATTTGGCTTGGAGTGCGGCGCAAAACGCTTTGTTTTACTCTCAGCTGCAGGTGCTAGCAGAAAGTCAGGCTCATTTTACCTAAAGGCAAAAGGCCAAGCAGAAGCAAAGATAAAAGAGCTTGGATATAGCTCATTTCACGTCGTTAGGCTGCCACTTATCGAGGCTGAGAGAAAGGACTTTAGACTTGGCGAGTATCTAGCTATAAAGGCGTTTAAATTTATCCCAAAAGGCTTTTTTGACGAGTATCGTCCGATGAGGGCGGCTGACATCGCTAAAGTGATCGTGCAAGTAGCGCAAGATGACCACAGCGATGGTGTGAAAATTTATAGTCCGATGGAGTACGCGAAGTGA